Proteins found in one Bacteroidota bacterium genomic segment:
- a CDS encoding TIGR01777 family oxidoreductase, with protein MGKNVLITGGTGLVGRAVSKLLESKGYNIAVLSRKKNVKGVKSFHWDYTKGIIDKKAIEFADVIIHLAGENISNKNWSTQQKEKIVESRVNTTELLFDAVRTSSKKVEAFISASAVGYYGSITSPKIFKENDLPGNDFLAQTVLQWENQVDMFNDISVRTVKLRFGVVLSKHGGALQKMLTPIKLGLGSPLGSGRQYIPWIEISDLAEMILFAVENENISSTYNAVSPEHITNSELTKKIAKHLNKGYFMPNVPSFILKMLFGKMSDIILKGSRVSSDKIQNEGFKFKYYKIDKLISTL; from the coding sequence ATGGGCAAAAATGTTCTAATAACAGGCGGAACAGGTTTAGTAGGAAGAGCTGTTTCAAAATTATTAGAAAGCAAAGGCTATAACATTGCGGTTTTATCCAGGAAAAAAAATGTTAAAGGAGTAAAATCTTTTCACTGGGATTATACAAAAGGAATCATCGACAAAAAAGCAATAGAATTTGCCGATGTGATAATTCACCTGGCGGGTGAGAATATCTCCAATAAAAACTGGTCAACGCAGCAAAAGGAAAAAATTGTAGAAAGCCGGGTCAATACCACAGAGTTACTGTTTGATGCAGTACGCACAAGTTCTAAAAAAGTTGAAGCTTTTATTTCGGCCTCAGCAGTTGGCTATTACGGCAGCATAACTTCTCCAAAAATATTCAAAGAAAACGATCTTCCGGGAAATGATTTCCTTGCACAAACAGTTTTGCAATGGGAAAATCAAGTTGATATGTTCAACGATATATCAGTGAGAACTGTAAAACTCAGATTTGGAGTAGTCCTTTCAAAACACGGAGGAGCACTTCAAAAAATGCTCACCCCAATAAAACTCGGTCTCGGTTCGCCTTTGGGTTCCGGAAGACAATATATTCCCTGGATAGAAATTTCGGATTTAGCAGAAATGATTCTCTTTGCAGTTGAAAATGAAAATATTTCCTCTACATACAATGCTGTTTCTCCCGAACATATTACCAACTCGGAACTTACAAAAAAAATTGCCAAACATTTAAATAAGGGATATTTCATGCCAAATGTACCATCTTTCATTTTAAAAATGCTTTTTGGCAAAATGTCGGATATCATCCTCAAAGGCAGCAGGGTTTCTTCGGATAAAATTCAAAATGAAGGTTTTAAATTTAAATATTATAAAATAGATAAACTCATTTCTACGCTGTAG
- a CDS encoding fibronectin type III domain-containing protein: MKKNIPLFVLVLMSVFISCADEEQVIIVPTPSDFEIGIKNILPYSVDLEWTASTASDGSTIKYDIYLGGSIIKENHTSTKYVLEGLNSKSFYLGKIIANSSNGKSKEELFEFITKEDLAPSVFEVTVGSISTTNATISWTEATLPNNEEVVYDLYLDDILIKNDITTTEFLLENLSPFKKYTIKIVAKSKTNKGTYQEITFKTLGTPPSQFPLAIEDTSPAGITVYWTTPTVEDGSFIYYQIYVDNEKVGQYTINEDSNNITDYYIRGLEEGKEYTVKIIAVASNNTSTEESITFTTRTYPSPSDFEISIKYETSDLIIVNWTPSTMEDGTQVIYFLYLNGEQAHPEYTHLGGLKYKLENFDPNTEYTVKLVAEETKFRKTTEKEFTFTSHSIHPGIDVEKATLYRMHSTYFPGQLNVKFTQNIESVDVVGFHGGVNIEIPSYILYPSAISSPKLSLSDYNEIGYLKYGYVLIKENGVTYILDFNVVIETN, translated from the coding sequence ATGAAAAAAAATATCCCCTTATTTGTCTTAGTTCTTATGTCAGTTTTCATTTCTTGCGCTGATGAAGAACAGGTGATTATTGTTCCTACTCCCAGTGATTTTGAAATAGGAATAAAGAATATTCTTCCATATTCTGTCGATCTGGAGTGGACTGCTTCAACAGCATCAGATGGTTCAACTATTAAATATGATATTTATTTAGGAGGGAGTATAATTAAAGAAAACCATACAAGTACTAAGTATGTTCTTGAGGGGTTAAATAGTAAATCATTTTATTTAGGTAAAATAATAGCAAATAGCAGTAATGGAAAGTCAAAAGAAGAATTGTTTGAATTTATTACAAAAGAAGATTTGGCTCCATCTGTATTTGAAGTTACGGTTGGTAGTATTAGTACTACTAATGCAACAATTAGCTGGACAGAAGCAACACTCCCAAACAATGAGGAAGTTGTTTATGATTTGTATTTAGATGATATATTAATAAAAAATGATATTACTACAACAGAATTCCTTTTGGAAAACTTATCACCCTTTAAAAAATACACCATAAAAATAGTGGCAAAAAGTAAAACAAATAAAGGTACATACCAGGAAATAACTTTTAAAACTCTTGGTACCCCACCGTCACAATTTCCGCTTGCTATAGAGGATACATCCCCGGCTGGTATCACAGTGTACTGGACTACACCCACCGTTGAAGATGGTTCTTTTATTTATTATCAAATATACGTTGATAACGAAAAAGTCGGGCAATATACCATTAATGAAGATAGCAATAATATTACTGACTATTATATACGAGGTTTAGAGGAGGGTAAAGAATATACTGTTAAAATCATTGCAGTAGCATCGAATAATACTTCAACGGAGGAGTCAATTACTTTTACGACCAGAACTTATCCGAGTCCTTCAGATTTTGAAATAAGTATAAAATATGAAACATCTGATTTGATAATTGTTAACTGGACACCTTCTACAATGGAAGATGGGACTCAGGTTATTTACTTTTTATACTTGAATGGAGAGCAAGCTCATCCGGAATACACACATTTAGGAGGACTTAAGTATAAACTTGAAAATTTTGACCCGAATACTGAGTATACAGTAAAATTAGTAGCTGAAGAAACAAAATTCAGAAAAACAACAGAAAAAGAATTTACTTTCACTTCTCATTCCATTCATCCCGGTATAGATGTCGAAAAAGCAACTTTGTATAGAATGCATAGTACTTATTTTCCCGGGCAGCTTAATGTGAAATTTACTCAGAATATTGAAAGTGTAGATGTAGTTGGTTTTCACGGGGGAGTTAATATTGAAATTCCCAGTTATATATTATATCCAAGTGCAATTTCAAGTCCTAAGTTATCGTTAAGTGATTATAATGAGATAGGATATTTAAAATACGGGTATGTTTTAATAAAGGAGAATGGAGTTACGTACATATTGGATTTTAATGTGGTAATAGAGACAAATTAA